Proteins found in one Oncorhynchus kisutch isolate 150728-3 unplaced genomic scaffold, Okis_V2 scaffold534, whole genome shotgun sequence genomic segment:
- the LOC109871997 gene encoding coagulation factor XIII B chain-like isoform X2, whose protein sequence is MKEIPLSVIIVLHIWSYGVKAQESGKGCQRPQLDNGFVDPEQNMYQDGMTLTYACDKGLKTPMEGWWGMITCENGRWSDTPLCTASRSCDAPPQVNHATVVQQYHNNFSNGSKVVYKCKRSYIMEGKADVVCLLGEWTSAPTCSHEALRKCRDNEFQCSNRRCIPTIWRCDKDDDCSDNSDEENCGYENVDP, encoded by the exons ATGAAGGAAATACCACTGTCTGTGATTATTGTACTACACATCTGGTCCTACGGTGTTAAAG CTCAAGAATCTGGAAAAGGCTGTCAAAGACCCCAACTGGACAATGGCTTTGTTGACCCGGAGCAGAACATGTACCAGGATGGCATGACTTTGACTTATGCCTGCGATAAAGGTCTGAAAACACCAATGGAAGGCTGGTGGGGGATGATTACATGTGAGAATGGTAGATGGTCTGATACTCCTCTGTGTACGG CCAGTCGTTCTTGTGATGCACCTCCTCAAGTGAACCATGCAACCGTTGTTCAACAATATCATAACAACTTTAGTAATGGATCAAAAGTGGTTTATAAATGTAAAAGATCCTACATAATGGAAGGGAAAGCAGATGTAGTCTGCCTTTTAGGAGAATGGACCTCCGCCCCCACATGCA GTCATGAGGCCTTACGGAAGTGTAGGGACAACGAGTTTCAGTGCAGTAACAGAAGGTGTATACCGACCATCTGGAGGTGTGACAAAGATGACGACTGTTCCGACAACAGCGATGAGGAAAACTGTG GTTATGAAAATGTAGATCCATAA
- the LOC109871997 gene encoding coagulation factor XIII B chain-like isoform X1: MKEIPLSVIIVLHIWSYGVKAQESGKGCQRPQLDNGFVDPEQNMYQDGMTLTYACDKGLKTPMEGWWGMITCENGRWSDTPLCTASRSCDAPPQVNHATVVQQYHNNFSNGSKVVYKCKRSYIMEGKADVVCLLGEWTSAPTCSHEALRKCRDNEFQCSNRRCIPTIWRCDKDDDCSDNSDEENCEYELPCHPIQVMKM, translated from the exons ATGAAGGAAATACCACTGTCTGTGATTATTGTACTACACATCTGGTCCTACGGTGTTAAAG CTCAAGAATCTGGAAAAGGCTGTCAAAGACCCCAACTGGACAATGGCTTTGTTGACCCGGAGCAGAACATGTACCAGGATGGCATGACTTTGACTTATGCCTGCGATAAAGGTCTGAAAACACCAATGGAAGGCTGGTGGGGGATGATTACATGTGAGAATGGTAGATGGTCTGATACTCCTCTGTGTACGG CCAGTCGTTCTTGTGATGCACCTCCTCAAGTGAACCATGCAACCGTTGTTCAACAATATCATAACAACTTTAGTAATGGATCAAAAGTGGTTTATAAATGTAAAAGATCCTACATAATGGAAGGGAAAGCAGATGTAGTCTGCCTTTTAGGAGAATGGACCTCCGCCCCCACATGCA GTCATGAGGCCTTACGGAAGTGTAGGGACAACGAGTTTCAGTGCAGTAACAGAAGGTGTATACCGACCATCTGGAGGTGTGACAAAGATGACGACTGTTCCGACAACAGCGATGAGGAAAACTGTG AATATGAACTACCATGTCATCCCATTCAGGTTATGAAAATGTAG